The DNA segment TTTTAAGAAATCTCGTTGCTCTTTTGTTATTTCTCCTAAATCTCCATCTAATAACATACGTAGCGTCCATTTAATTGCCGAGAGGGGGGTTCTTAATTGATGGGCAGAAAGAGAGACAAATTCTGTTTTCATTCTCTCAATTAATTTCTCTCTGGTAATATCGTGTAAGATAACTAAAGTTCCTAATTTTTCTTTTTCTCTTATAAAAGGGGTGGTGGTTATTTCTAAAACTAAATTTTTTCCTAAGGAAAGTTCTTTTCTAAAAATCTTCTTAATTTCTTCACCAAAAAGATTTATTAAGGACTTAAAGGGAGAAAATTTAGCAATTTTGGAAATAGACTTACCGACTATTTTTTTAGCCTTAATCTCAAAAAAGTCTTCAGCCTGAGGATTAATTAGCAAAAGATTATTTTCTTTATCAAAAACCAAAAGACCGTCAGCAAAATTAGTAATAATTGCCAAGGTTTTATTTTTTTCTTCCTCAACTCTTTCTCTCTCTTTTTCAGTATCTTCAAGCATATTTAAAAGAGCAGTCTGGGCATTTTTAAGTTCCCCTTCCTTTTTTTTAATATCAATTAAATCAAAAAAGCCAATAAAATAGCCGATAATTTCTCCTTCCTCACTTTTTCTCAATACAGTAGAAGCGCTTACTGGAACCTTTCTCTTCTCTTTTGTGAAGATATTAATTTCTTTTCCCTTAACAAAACCTTTTTCTATGGTGTCTTTAGATAATATTTCAATCTCTTCTTTGATAAAAAGGTTTTCTACCGGTTTTCCAATAATCTCCTCTATTTTGTAACCAGAGATTCTTTCAAGAGCAGGGTTGGCTTCTAAAATTATCCCAATTGAACTAATAAGACAAACTGGTAAGGGTAAAAAAGAAAATAAATCACTGGCATAGCTTTCAAGAGAGGCTAAGTCTTCAAGGAGGATAGAAATTTTATTTTCCTCTTTGTTTTTTTCTTTTATTTCCATTTTATTAAAAATTCATGATATTCATCTCCCCGAAAAAAACATTTAGTTTCTTGGCAAGTTATTTTAGGGCTTTTCACCATTAGCTGAAAGGGCCCAGGGAAATAACCTTCTAGATAGCGACAATAAACAGGGTGGAGATTAAAATTTTTCAACTGGATAATAGCATATTTTTTTTCTTCATTTAGTTCAACCGGAACTAATTCACCAACAGTCCAATGTTTTCTCCAAAGTTTTGAGGTCTGTTTATTAAAAGCTAATTTGAGAGAAAAAACATATTTTATAAAAAACTTAACAATCAAGGAGACCTTAGTGGCAAAAATTCCCATCTCTTTAATTTTTTCATCATTAAAATTAAAAATTTTCTTAATGGCTAAAAGAGAAAGGGCCCTTAACCCCACTGGATAAAAAGCCATGGTCTTAATTTCTTTATATTTTATTGGATAACCTAATTTCTCTAGTTCATCTTCTAATTCTTTTAAACCTTCTTTCCCTTTTTCTTTAAAGATAAATTCTCCATCGGTTTTGAAAACCACCCCCCTTACTTCACCTTTAATTTCCATTAATTTTTTAACAGTTTCTTTTGTAAGTTCCTGATTCATGCAAAAATATTTTAAATAGTTTTATAATTGGCCTTTATTTTTTAATTCTTTTTTAAGTCTCTCAATCTCTTTTTTAAGTTCAATCATTTTTAATTCTCGGCCAACAGCTACTTTTCGA comes from the Patescibacteria group bacterium genome and includes:
- a CDS encoding PAS domain S-box protein, which codes for MEIKEKNKEENKISILLEDLASLESYASDLFSFLPLPVCLISSIGIILEANPALERISGYKIEEIIGKPVENLFIKEEIEILSKDTIEKGFVKGKEINIFTKEKRKVPVSASTVLRKSEEGEIIGYFIGFFDLIDIKKKEGELKNAQTALLNMLEDTEKERERVEEEKNKTLAIITNFADGLLVFDKENNLLLINPQAEDFFEIKAKKIVGKSISKIAKFSPFKSLINLFGEEIKKIFRKELSLGKNLVLEITTTPFIREKEKLGTLVILHDITREKLIERMKTEFVSLSAHQLRTPLSAIKWTLRMLLDGDLGEITKEQRDFLKKTYRSNERMINLINDLLNVARIEEGRYIYRPIFANIEEIVRSVINSFNEEIERKNIKFEFKKLEKKLPKILIDTEKMKVVIENLLDNAIRYTFPGGQVTVSLKYAKKEIEFSIEDTGVGIPEDQQERVFTKFFRAANVMRMETEGTGLGLFTTKNIIEAHGGKIWFESKENKGTTFYFTLPVKEKFKKFLEEL